From Halogeometricum sp. S1BR25-6:
GTCTCGAAACTCCTCGTGTACGAGGTCACAGGCTACGACGAGGGCGGCGAGCAAGAATTCCGCCGCCAGCACGTCCGGGCAGAGTTCGAATACACCTGCAGCGATTGCCAGACGACACTCCGGACGCTTCCCGCAGATCGCCGCGATTACTACGATGAAGTCGCAGTCCTCGAAACGGAACGACGGGCAGCCCTCCGTGATCAACTCCGCCAGCTGGGGAGGCGGGTTTGGCAGCGCCTTGCAGCGCGGACGACGTGGCTGGCACTCGGGCTCGTGACACTCGTGACCGGGCTCGTGATCGCACTCTAACAGACCGACAGGGACCGACAGCAAGGGGTGGCTCACAGTAGGTGTTGGAGTAGCGTCATGCTCCCTTCCAACCAGGAACGAGGCTAGCTGAAGGCAGATCGCTGACGTAGGACATCGTGCCCGCACCGCAGGTGTGTCTATCGGCGCCAGGAGGCGTGAGGCGCGCTCGAAGCGCGTGCAGAAGCGTGAGTTCCTATGCCTGGTCAAGATATCATCGACGACACGACAGACGACTACGAACGACTCGAAAACGAACTCGTTGCACAGGATCGGGATGCGTCCCGAGTCGCGACGGCGGACATCGATGAGGCGACTGCCCGCCGTCTCGTTGGCGACCTTGTCGAGGACGATGTGGTGACGCCGATCCCTGACCAACGCATTCTCGTCCACGAGCCCAGTAGCAAGCCCTTCGAGTCGATCACCCAGCTCGCTGTGTTCCATCGTGGCTGGCAGGCCGCCACCGACGCCGACCCGGAGGACAACTGATGCAACAGACGCTTTCTGGGTGTGCGTTCTGCGATTCACCGCCCGGTGCAGAGATGGGCGAGGCGCATACGTGGGGGAAAGACGAACGGGTGACGCACCCAATCTGTGTCGACTGCGCCACCCAGACGCGGTCGGATCCCGACGAGCGCGACCACCACGCCTGCGACGGGTGCGGACTGGTCGTCGACGCCCTCGCGGCACTTACCCGGTTCCGCGTCGAACTCGGCCATCTCGAGGGGCCGCTCCAACTGTGTGCTCGCTGTAGCCCTGGTGGGCTCGCGACGTACTGGACGCGTGACCTCGAGGAGCATCTCGTGGACGGGTGACGCTTGGCCGAGTGAGGCTCACATCGTACACACGAAAACGGCTAAGTGCGTTGGCTCACAATGTACACATCATGAGCACCGATAAGAAGCGCGTGCAGTTTCGGGCCCCCGATCGCCTCATCGACCGGGCCGACGCACTGGCCGCAGTCCTCGGGGAAGACCGAACAGACGTCCTCGTGACCGCGCTTCGGGAGTACCTCCAAGAAGCTACTCACGACGACGCACTCACCCAGGAGATCGCTGCCGCCTATTACGACGATGAGATCACCTTCGAGCAACTCAAAGCGCTCGTCGGCGCCGAGGAGGCGGCAAACCTCCGAGTGTTGAAACAGCAGTTGGACGAGGACTTCATCGACGAGGTCGCCGACGCTTAGATGTCGCGGCTTATCGCAGACGCCTCCGCCCTCGTGAGTCTCGGCATCGTTACTGACGACGATCCCGATCCACTCGCACTTTGTCTCTCCCGGTACGAGGTCGTCGTCCCAACGGCGGTCATCGATGAACTCCGAGAGATCGCCTCCTACGATGACGTCCATGGACACGCCGCGTCCGCCGTCCTCGACCAAACGGAGTCATTCACGACACAATCGGTGGACCTCGATGCCGAGTTCCCCCTCGATGACGGTGAAAACGCGGCGGTCACGCTCGCGAACGATCTCGATGCTGCGCTCTTCCTCTGTGACGAGTTCAACCAACTTGGCTTGATCCACGCCTCCCTCGCTGATACCAGGCTCGTCACAACACCGACACTGCTCTCGGTTCTCGTTCGAACTGAACACCTATCAGCTGCTGATGCGCGGCTGCTCCTCGATGCGATCAGTGACGCCCGTAGCTGGGGCGCGAACAGTTACGTGCAGCGAGCTCGCTCGTTGCTCGAGGAGCCCTGACACCATGGAGGATCCTTCGAAGTGATTTGGAATGTCCGATAACGACGCTCTCTACGACGTTCGTGAACGAACGAAGAACCCCGAGCACGCATCAGTTGACGACGTGGTCGAACTCATCCTCGAGCGCGCACAGCATCCCCGGACGGAGCACCGGGATGCACATCTCGACGAGATGATGGCGACTGTCGTCGACAGGTACGGGACCGGCCCCGTCCGAACTGTTATCCAACGTATCCTCGTCGACCACCACCCCTTTCGGACTGCCACGCATGACCTCGAGATGCGTAACGTCGACGGTGTTCGTATCGGGACAGCAGCCGGCCAGTTCCTTACAGAATTGAACGCGCAGCACGACGATTGAAATACAGTTTCTGAAAGCCCTCGGCCGCTCGGCATCCCGCGACCACCGCTGCGCTCCTCGTGCCTGTGGTGCTTGCGGGGTCGGGGGACGACCGAGACGGCCTCGCCCTTTCTGAGTCCGCCAGGACGGTAGATGCCTCACCGAGCGACGTAGCCGGCTGAACAGGTGTGTACGTAGCGGCCCGCCCCGCTCGCCGCTGCCGCCCTCCGCGTCGCTCGCGACCGACCATTCCGGGCGTGCGGGCGCTCTCCGCACCGCCCGCGCCCGTTCCGGGCTAAAATGGATGTGCCCTCGGCGCCAGCGGGTATCCCCGTCGGTTGCGCCCCTTGCGGGCTTTCGCGTTCCAGCGCTTTGTGCCGCCTGCGCTGTCGCGCGCCACACCGCGGCGCGCGTTCTCGGCGACAGTCGCCCTGGACACGGACCCGCACATCGGGCCGGACACGAGCGGGCATATCCCGCTGGCCGCTCGCTCCGGGCGGGTCGGCGCGCGGTGCTGGATGATCGTCCGCCTCGGGCGCGCTCTCGCTCGCGCCCACAGGGCGCTCGCGAAGGCGCGAGCGAGAGCGCGCAGACGAGTCTGTCGGTCGTTGTCGTCGAGGAAATCCGCGATGTAGGAGCATCGCGGTGTCGGGCGCGTGAGCGCCTTCAGGAACCAGTGAGTTCCAATGTCAAGTAAGAACGTCTCCAGTGAAGTAGTTTCGGTCGATGAACAGGCTTTCGAGAAACACGATGAAGCTGAGGTCGACGAGGATGGGTTCGAGGTCGTCGACGAGACCCCGGAGTTCCGAGCGACGGTCGACATGGAAGTACAGGCGAAAGTCGATTCCAACCACCCAGATGCGCGGGTCGAGGAGGGCCCGGATCACATGTTCGGGAAGACTCTCGAACAGGAGGAGCGTATCGAGGCCCGGGAAGCCGAGCTGGAGCACATCAGTGCCCAGGCGGAACTCAGTCAGCAGGAGGGACGCGCGAAGCGGACGCGGGAGGTCGTCGTCGAGCAGTGTGGCCGGGACGAGCCCGAACCGGTGGAGTGCACGGATCCCCGAGAGAAGCTGACGCAGGAGGAACTCGCGGCGGTGAACAAGCAGGCGATGCGGATCAGCGATGAAGTGCAGGGCGGCTGGTCGAGAGCGGTCGTCGCGAAGCAACTGGCCGAGAAGGTGCAGCGCGGAGAGGACGTGACGAAGGCGGTGCTGGAGACCCTTGAGGAGTTGAAGGCGGCGCCGGGGGCGATCGTGCCCATCGCGGACGT
This genomic window contains:
- a CDS encoding DUF7558 family protein, producing MQQTLSGCAFCDSPPGAEMGEAHTWGKDERVTHPICVDCATQTRSDPDERDHHACDGCGLVVDALAALTRFRVELGHLEGPLQLCARCSPGGLATYWTRDLEEHLVDG
- a CDS encoding DNA-binding protein codes for the protein MSSKNVSSEVVSVDEQAFEKHDEAEVDEDGFEVVDETPEFRATVDMEVQAKVDSNHPDARVEEGPDHMFGKTLEQEERIEAREAELEHISAQAELSQQEGRAKRTREVVVEQCGRDEPEPVECTDPREKLTQEELAAVNKQAMRISDEVQGGWSRAVVAKQLAEKVQRGEDVTKAVLETLEELKAAPGAIVPIADVPDVPVGEVTVQGTVQTLWEPSSSAIQQVGLIADDSGKIKFTCWERSNQTVVREGQTVRFRAAAKNWYEGRCSIALTGWSDIHFPERGRWWEA